A genomic window from Prunus persica cultivar Lovell chromosome G2, Prunus_persica_NCBIv2, whole genome shotgun sequence includes:
- the LOC18786271 gene encoding pentatricopeptide repeat-containing protein At1g71460, chloroplastic, with amino-acid sequence MEAVTITSPPLSLHHHSFPPNIWFTATNCNNCKNHQTFKMKALTRRQQKTPTFAENDAFPDSLPLHTKNPHAIYKDIQSFARRNKLKEALSILDYLDQQGIPVNATTFSSLIAACVRTRSEDHGKQIHTHIRINGLESNDFIRTKLVHMYTSFGSVEHAQQLFDESSSKSVYSWNALLRGTVISGGRRYRDVLRTYTEMRALGLELNVYSFSSVMKSFAGASALSQGLKTHALLVKNGFIDSSIVRTSLVDLYFKCGKIKLAYRVFEEFGERDVVVWGTMIAGFAHNRRQREALEYARMMVDEGIRPNSVILTSILPVIGDVGARKLGQEVHAFVLKTKSYSKQIFIQSGLIDMYCKCGDMDMGRRVFYHSKERNAICWTALMSGYVANGRPEQALRSVIWMQQEGFKPDLVTVATVLPVCAELKDLKRGKEIHAYAVKNCFLPNVSIISSLMVMYSKCGIFKYSRRLFDGMEQRNVILWTAMIDSYIDNGCLYEALGVIRSMLLSKHRPDSVATARILTICNGLKNLKLGKEIHGQVLKKDFESIPFVASEIVKMYGHCGAVDHAKSAFNIIPVKGSMTWTAIIEAYAYNGMYRDAIDLFDEMRSKDFTPNHFTFQVVLSICDRAGFVNDASRIFHLMSRVYKVKVSEEQYSLIIGLLTRFGRVKEAQRFLQLSSSL; translated from the coding sequence ATGGAAGCTGTAACAATAACCTCACCGCCTCTCTCTCTGCACCATCACTCTTTCCCGCCAAACATTTGGTTCACCGCCACCAACTGCAATAACTGTAAGAACCACCAAACTTTCAAGATGAAAGCTTTAACACGACGGCAACAAAAGACTCCGACTTTTGCCGAAAACGACGCGTTTCCGGACTCTTTACCACTCCATACCAAGAACCCACATGCCATTTACAAGGACATACAGAGCTTCGCAAGGCGCAACAAGCTCAAGGAGGCCCTGAGCATCTTGGACTACTTAGACCAACAGGGCATCCCAGTTAACGCCACCACATTCTCTTCCCTTATCGCCGCTTGCGTCCGTACAAGGTCTGAAGATCATGGAAAGCAAATCCACACGCATATACGGATTAACGGGCTCGAAAGCAACGATTTTATACGTACGAAGTTGGTCCATATGTACACTAGTTTTGGTTCGGTGGAACATGCACAACAGCTGTTCGATGAAAGCTCTAGCAAGAGTGTGTACTCGTGGAATGCCTTGCTTAGAGGCACTGTCATTTCGGGTGGGAGGCGATACCGGGATGTTCTTCGTACTTATACGGAGATGAGGGCCTTAGGGCTCGAGTTGAATGTGTATTCTTTCTCTAGTGTAATGAAGAGCTTTGCGGGTGCTTCGGCGCTTTCACAAGGTTTAAAGACGCATGCCCTTTTGGTTAAGAATGGTTTTATTGATAGCTCAATTGTTCGGACGAGTTTGGTTGATTTGTACTTTAAATGTGGCAAGATTAAGCTTGCCTACCGCGTTTTTGAAGAATTCGGTGAACGAGATGTTGTTGTATGGGGAACCATGATTGCAGGTTTTGCGCATAATAGGCGGCAAAGGGAAGCTCTGGAGTATGCTAGGATGATGGTAGATGAAGGAATAAGGCCGAATTCGGTTATATTGACTAGTATTCTTCCTGTGATTGGAGATGTTGGGGCTCGAAAACTAGGGCAGGAGGTTCATGCTTTTGTGCTGAAGACAAAGAGTTATTCGAAGCAGATTTTCATTCAATCTGGCTTGATAGATATGTATTGCAAGTGTGGAGACATGGATATGGGGAGGCGGGTTTTTTATCACTCAAAGGAGAGGAATGCAATTTGTTGGACTGCTTTGATGTCGGGTTATGTTGCAAATGGGAGGCCTGAGCAAGCATTGCGATCGGTGATTTGGATGCAGCAGGAAGGGTTTAAGCCTGATTTGGTCACGGTTGCCACCGTCCTTCCAGTTTGTGCAGAGTTGAAGGATTTGAAACGAGGGAAGGAGATTCATGCTTATGCTGTCAAGAATTGTTTCTTGCCCAATGTATCTATAATTTCTTCCTTAATGGTAATGTACTCAAAATGTGGAATCTTTAAGTACTCTAGAAGACTGTTTGATGGGATGGAGCAGAGAAATGTCATTCTCTGGACAGCCATGATTGATTCCTATATTGACAACGGGTGCCTATATGAGGCACTTGGTGTGATAAGGTCAATGCTCTTATCAAAGCACAGGCCAGATTCGGTTGCAACGGCAAGGATTTTGACTATTTGCAATGGACTGAAGAATTTGAAGCTTGGGAAGGAAATCCATGGACAAGTTTTGAAGAAGGATTTTGAGTCCATCCCTTTCGTTGCATCTGAAATAGTGAAAATGTATGGGCACTGTGGAGCAGTTGATCATGCAAAGTCAGCTTTCAATATAATCCCTGTCAAGGGTTCAATGACATGGACTGCAATTATAGAGGCTTATGCCTACAATGGCATGTATCGGGATGCTATCGATCTTTTCGATGAGATGAGATCTAAAGACTTCACTCCAAACCATTTCACTTTCCAAGTGGTTCTATCTATCTGCGACCGGGCTGGATTTGTCAATGATGCTAGCCGTATCTTCCATTTGATGTCTCGTGTATATAAAGTGAAGGTTTCTGAAGAGCAATATTCTCTGATCATTGGACTTCTTACTCGTTTTGGTCGCGTTAAGGAGGCTCAAAGATTTTTACAGTTGAGTTCGTCTCTGTAG